A genome region from Naumovozyma castellii chromosome 5, complete genome includes the following:
- the QCR6 gene encoding ubiquinol--cytochrome-c reductase subunit 6 (ancestral locus Anc_7.190) has translation MIESITDCLEFLKETIVPVVARADDGDDEPESTDGNEDDEEEEDEEDDEEEEEEELQDPLETLRDECKETPKGQHLVKHYMECAERVKLEQAQPGYAELDHKEDCVEEFFHLQHYLDSCASPRLFDKLK, from the exons ATGATAGAATCTATTACTGATTGTTTGGAATTCTTAAAGGAGACCATTGTTCCAGTGGTAGCAAGGGCTGATGATGGAGATGAT GAACCTGAATCTACTGATGGAAACGAAGAcgatgaagaggaagaagatgaggaagacgatgaagaagaagaagaggaggaatTACAAGATCCATTAGAGACATTACGAGACGAGTGCAAAGAGACACCAAAAGGTCAACACTTAGTAAAGCATTATATGGAATGTGCAGAAAGAGTCAAGTTAGAGCAAGCCCAACCGGGATACGCTGAGTTGGACCATAAGGAAGATTGTGTGGAAGAATTCTTTCATTTGCAACATTACCTTGATAGCTGTGCTTCACCaagattatttgataaGTTAAAGTAA
- the NCAS0E01880 gene encoding uncharacterized protein — protein MKMIFSEYCCSSSLVLISNLHGTLFYHSLVINCSINRILFHSNSVPCRSLFIRASPFHTYTYALSCLMFSNLSFLRLDLSISSNNNGLFSNSGTGSITSDFRVRNFEIRNRRKRPTTKKILMVDGWKEFVGGNSQTFTDVHWKPNGERQCLSEQVDS, from the coding sequence atgaaaatgatCTTCTCGGAATATTGCTGTTCTTCCAGTTTGGTTCTCATTAGTAATCTCCATGGTACTCTTTTCTATCACTCTTTGGTAAttaattgttcaataaATCGTATTCTATTCCACTCCAATTCAGTTCCCTGCCGGTCATTATTCATAAGGGCGTCCCCTTTTCACACATATACGTACGCTTTAAGTTGTCTGATGTTTTCAAACCTTTCTTTCCTAAGGCTTGATCTTTCGATatcttctaataataatggcTTATTTTCGAATAGTGGAACTGGCTCCATTACAAGTGACTTTCGTGTCCgcaattttgaaattcgAAACCGACGCAAAAGACCAACTACTAAGAAAATCTTAATGGTGGATGGGTGGAAAGAATTTGTGGGTGGAAACAGTCAAACATTTACTGATGTGCATTGGAAGCCCAATGGTGAAAGACAATGCTTATCTGAACAAGTTGATAGTTAA
- the RRT5 gene encoding Rrt5p (ancestral locus Anc_7.188) — MSTNGDSNVDPIEITTHKLVFTNVRFNTSDAELEELLKPFGKVSVLTPTESLFGFRGTKVVSIGYAYVIFETPQLAATAFNELHKTEFKGRTLYIKPYEEFIPFGWRTKWKKKVRNEEDAVDTQLIQPKKVSKKETSTDILYCSKLPKDVTDEKIRALFREFNPQEIWIYKQRTNSKCLPITSQITAALVKVNTTENVEAIAAKLTFKKIMNKRIRVAPALVEKVKEIRSIADQLANTESAETIEEVLVVQDADDNNADESSTTPLLIPESNEGSNPVLPKAMNETNISLSMTSSTEVEREEENVAVLVKNKNAETLVLPQE, encoded by the coding sequence ATGTCGACCAACGGTGATTCAAATGTGGATCctattgaaattacaaCTCATAAGCTTGTTTTTACTAATGTTAGGTTTAACACTAGTGATGCTGAACTTGAGGAACTGTTGAAACCTTTTGGAAAGGTGTCTGTGCTTACTCCAACTGAATCCCTCTTTGGTTTTAGAGGAACGAAAGTTGTCTCAATAGGGTATGCATATGTAATCTTTGAAACTCCCCAACTTGCAGCCACTGCTTTTAATGAGTTACATAAAACAGAGTTTAAAGGAAGAACGTTATACATAAAGCCTTACGAAGAGTTTATTCCCTTTGGTTGGAGAActaaatggaaaaaaaaggttagaaatgaagaagatgctGTAGACACACAATTGATACAACCAAAGAAGGTCAGTAAGAAGGAAACCTCCACTGACATTTTATATTGTTCAAAACTTCCAAAAGATGTCACCgatgaaaaaataagaGCACTTTTTAGAGAATTTAATCCACAAGAAATTTGGATATATAAGCAAAGGACTAATAGTAAATGCTTGCCAATAACTAGTCAAATTACCGCCGCTCTCGTCAAAGTAAATACCACTGAAAATGTTGAAGCAATTGCAGCTAAGTTGACctttaagaaaattatgaacaaaagaattagaGTTGCACCTGCATTAGTTGAGAAGGTTAAGGAAATAAGAAGCATTGCCGACCAGCTTGCAAATACAGAGTCTGcagaaacaattgaagaggTCTTAGTTGTTCAAGATGCTGACGACAATAACGCCGATGAATCAAGTACAACACCTTTACTAATTCCAGAATCAAATGAGGGTTCCAATCCTGTACTACCAAAAGCAATGAATGAGACCAACATATCATTATCCATGACAAGCAGTACTGAAgttgaaagagaagaagaaaacgtAGCGGTTTTGGTAAAAAATAAGAATGCTGAGACTCTTGTCCTCCCTCAAGAATAG
- the RPL29 gene encoding 60S ribosomal protein eL29 (ancestral locus Anc_7.189) has protein sequence MAKSKNHTAHNQTKKAHRNGIKKPKTYKYPSLKGVDPKFRRNHKHALHGTAKALAAKRAAAKN, from the coding sequence ATGGCTAAATCTAAGAATCATACCGCTCATAACCAAACCAAGAAGGCTCACAGAAACGGTATTAAGAAGCCAAAGACCTACAAGTACCCATCCTTGAAGGGTGTTGATCCAAAGTTCAGAAGAAACCACAAGCATGCCTTACACGGTACTGCTAAGGCTTTGGCTGCCAAGCGTGCTGCTGCCAAGAACTAA